CACTGGATCAAACACATTCTCCATTACCTGTTCATCTACAAAGCGAAGCTCAAACCGGGCTGGACGTTTATTCCCGAATAAAGAAAGAGGAGCACAATCATGTCAAAACCAGAAGAATTCAACTTCGCCAAAAACGACAAGTTCAATACCGCGATGATCCCGGGGAAATGGGCCCGCTTTATGCGGACCTGCAAACTGTGGCAGTTTATCCGTTTCATCATCATCAACCTCAAAATGCTGGTTGTTGTCAGCAAAAGCCACTAACTCTCCTGTTTCGGCCTTTCGGCCGAAACCCAAACTTCCGAAAAAAGTGCCCATATCATGATCCGAGAGATTATCCGTTATCCCGATCCCCGCATCCGCCTGATCTCCGCCAATGTCCGTTTTTTTGATAGCGAACTGCGTACAGCGATCAGCGACATGATCGATACGATGAAGGCGAACGACCTCGAAGCCCTCACCGCGATTTTGATCGGCATCCAGTACAACGTTATCGTTATGAAAGAAGGGGACTCGTATGTCCCGTATGTGAACGCCCGATTGATCAAACAATCGGAAAAAGCGGTATTCACCGAACGCAGCCTCTATTACCCGGGTATCAGCGTCGACGTCGACCGTTTCACCCGCGTCACGGTCATTTATGAGGATACGGAGGGGAATCCGCGTCACCGGGACCTCGTCGGCGAAGAAGCCCGTCGATTTCAGCAGTATCTCGATTACGCTTTCGGGAGCACTTTCGTCGATCGGGTGGATCGTGAAATGAAGCGGCGTATCGACGATCATCTTGAATTCGGCCTGGTGGCCGATGCCCGGGGCGGAAGCTGTCCGACGGTATTCGTACGCGATTATTTCAAAAAAGGGGCGAAGTGGATGATGTTTGTCATCGCGGCAAGCTTCATCCTGCCGTTCGTTCTCTCTGAACAATACGCCGAAACGGTGTTCCGGATCGATGCCGCCGCATTGGCAACGGTGCCGCTGCTGATTATCGGGTACGTTCTGTATGCTTTTTACGAATCGCGGAAATACAAACAGTGTACCAGCTGCCAGACCGGAAATATCATCGGTACAACCGCTATTTTGGGTGTGCAGTTTCTGCTGATTGCGGCGGGCGTCTTTTTCTGGATCAAGCCATAAATAATAAAAAATTATAGTATTATACCGTCATCGTTTCTAGAGGATAGGGTATGAATCTCCCCGATTTGTCGCAATTGCAGGATGCCAGAGATGTTTTGATCGCGGAGAAAGAGTCGATACTCGTCGAATGGGTTTCGCACGAGATCTGTTCGGATATTCTCAAACGCCACGAAATTGATACCGATTTTTTCGTCAACCGTTACGCATCGAACGTGTTCGATTATTTCATGGGGGTCGTTTCGGGAGAGATGGAGATCGGGCAGTGTCCCGTCATCGCCGATCTGATCGACTACCTCAAGGATAAAGAGATCCGGGCTGACGAGCTTTTCGTCCTTTGCACCCATTTCAAACGTTCCGTCATCGATGCCACCTATCGGCTCGGAGTAAATGCCCAGGCTGTTTTCAGCACGATCAGCTACCTGTTTGATCAGAATTTTGCCGGGGTTCTCAAACTTTACACCGATACGATCTACCAAAAAGAGCAGGAAGCCCTCAACGCGTCGAAAGCGAAAGAGTACTTTCTTTCGAACATGTCGCACGAGATACGTACGCCGCTCAACGCCATTTTGGGGTTCGTTTCACTGCTGCGGGATGAAACGACCAACCCGAGATCGCAAAAATACCTCGACATTATCTCCAACAGCGGTGAAACGCTGCTGCACATCATCAACGACATCCTCGATTTCTCGAAACTCCGCAGCGGAGAGTTCACCGTCGATCCGCAACCGTTTAACATTCATGACGAGATTTCTCACACGATGGAACTCTTCGTCCCCAGCGCCAATTCCAAAAGTATCACCCTCACCAGTTTTATCGATCCTTCGATCCCCTATGAGATGACGGCTGACGCGCTGAGGATCAAGCAGATACTGGGGAATTTTTTGAGCAACGCCATCAAATTTACCGATCATGCCGGGGTGATCCACGTCGAAGCGCGGTATGAAGAGGGAACTCTCTATCTCTCCGTTAGCGATCAGGGGATCGGGATCGGACCGGCCGATCAGGAGAGAATTTTCGATGCCTTTTCCCAGGTCCAGGAGTGCGGTAAGCAGCTTCAGGGCGGAAGCGGACTGGGACTGTCCATCTGCCGTCAGCTGGCCGTTCACATGGGCGGGGGGATCGAACTCCAATCCTCGCCCGGAGAGGGAAGCGTATTTACCCTCAAAATTCCCGTGACGGTCAACACGGAGTGTTTCATATCGAAGTTCGACCCCTCGCGGATGGCAAATCTCAGGATCGCGCTGCTGGGTTATCCTGAATCGGAAGGGTACAAACTCGAGTCGCTTCGACGCTACTGGGAACATTTCGGCTTGAAGATCGAGCAGATAGATTCGGTGGACGAATCGGCCGATCTGCTGATTTTTCTCGAAAGCGCGATCGACGAGCCCAAGCGCACAGCCATCATCGAACGCAATATCCCCTCGATCGCCATTCTCGATTTTCTCGACGACCGTTACGACACGGTCGGAAACATCGTCCCCCTGACTTTCCCCATTTACTGCACCAAGCTCCAAAGCGCCTTCAACGAAGCGCTCGAAGGTACGGCACGCGAGGGCGTCCTGCCCGGGAGCCCGTGTCGTGGCTGCGGATTTGAGGGGAACGTCCTCGTTGCCGAAGACAACAGTGCCAACCAGGAGCTGATCCGGATCGTCCTGGAACGTTACGGCCTGGGGTACACAATCGTCTCCAACGGGGCCGAAGCGCTCAAAGAGTTCGAACAAAAAGAGTACGACATCGTACTGATGGACGAACAGATGCCCGTGATGGACGGTAACGAGGCGACGGCAGCCATGTTGGCGTACGAAGCTGGATCAAAGCGCCGGCACACCCCGATCGTCGCCCTGACCGCCAATGTGATCAAAGGGGCACGGGAAAGGGCGATCCAAAACGGGTACGATGCCTTTTTGGGCAAGCCGATCGTCTTGCGGGAGATCGAACAGGTCTTCGAGCGTTATCTCCCAAGCAGCCCCACGGTTTCCAAAGCTCCTGCCAAAAGGGAAGAGAACGAAACCTTCATCGACATGGACCACCTCAAAAGTGCGCTGATGCTGGACCGGGAACAGATCGAGCAGTTGCTCGAAATTTACCGTGTGAAAATGGAGCGTTCGCTCGATGAACTTCGCGAAGCGATCGAGGCGAAATCGTACGAGGAGATCGCGTTCGTGGCCCATTCGATCAAAGGTTCCAGCAGCAATTTCCGTTTTGAAGAACTTTCGCGTCTGGCACGGGTGATCGAGGAATCGGCGGCGGCGGGGGAAGAGGAATTCGATTTCGTCGAAGCCTGTGAAGTGTTGTGCGGCGAATTTGCTCGGAGGTTTCCGGCGAAAAATGCCGGCTATTCTTCGAGGTAGTATCCTACGCCCGAGGCGTTTTTGATGACGTCGGTGGGGAGTTTCGCCCGCAGGCGCCAGACGAGGGTGCGGACGCTGTTATCGGTTGCCCCTTTGGTATCCCAGACATAGTTGATCGCCTGCTCGAAATCGACGACGCTTCCAAGCTGGGCGACAAGCAGGCGGATAAACGCGTTCTCTTTTTTGGTCAGTTTGATCTTTTTGTCCTGGTAATAGGTCTCTCCCAAACCGATATCATGGCGGTAGCCGTCGCCGAATTCGACGATCGGCTTGTCGGAGAGTTTTTTGGCGTAGACCAGTTTTTCGAGTTGTTCACGGTCCGATTTGAGCTCATCGAGATTGGAATTGCGTTTTTTCTCTTCCTTGAAGCGGTAAATCGCCATCTGGATCGTCGTGTGAAGATTGATCGGATCGAACGGCTTGACGATGTAACCGTAGGGCTCGGTTTTTTTTGCTTTGCTGAGCATATCGTTGTCCGAATGGGCCGTGAGGTAGATAAAGGGGAGCGGATGTTTGTCCCGGATGAACTGTGCGAGCTCGATGCCGTCCATCGTTTTTTGCAGACCGATATCGATCAGGGCAATGTCGGGGTTGTAGATTTTGATCTTATTGCGGGCCGTCACCGCGTTGTCGGCGGTGGATACGACGTCGTACCCCTGTTTTTCCAGCGACATTTTCAAATTGACCGCAGTCACTTCATCATCTTCGACGACCAGTACCTTGATTGGGCTCATACATCCTCTTTGGAACGATTTACAAAATATTATGATTCTAGCACAGAACCGGTGAAACTCAAAGTATTTCGTGTTCAAAAAACGGAGTTTTCTCCCCCGCTTTTCGAATAATGTCGCTTTTTTATCCGTTATTCAACCCAAAAGGGGCATAATCGCGATCAACGTAGGACGCACAGGACGATATGAATGCTTGATTTTGACAAATTTACGAAATATTCCAAGCCGGGCCCCCGGTACACCAGTTACCCTACGGCGCTCGAGTTCAGCGACGCATTCGGTTACGACGCGTATCTTTCCAAGCTTCACGCGCAGGACTCCTCGCGCCCCCTCTCTTTGTATTTTCACCTTCCTTTTTGCAAGAATGCCTGTTATTTTTGCGGCTGTAACGTCGTTTTTACCTCCAAAGAGGACAAAAAAGAGCGCTACATCGATTATCTGATCCGTGAGATGGCGATTCTCGCCGAACACATCGATGTCAATCGTCCGGTCATCCAGCTCCATTTCGGCGGGGGTACTCCCACTTTTTTCGATGCCGATCAGCTTCAGCGTATCATCGCAGCCATCAAAGGGCATTTCAAAAACTTCACGGCCGACGCCGAGATCAGCTGCGAAATCGACCCGCGCCACATCGACGAAGCGCAGATGAAAGTGATGGCGGATGCGGGGTTCAACCGCGTAAGCTTCGGGATCCAGGACTTCGATGAGAAAGTCCAGGTGGCGGTTCACCGCGTACAGCCTTACGACATTACCAAAGCGGCGATGGATTTGGCACGCAAATACAAGATGGTGAGCGTCAACGTCGACCTGATCTACGGATTGCCGTATCAGAGCCTGGAGACGTTTAAAAAGACCCTCGATCTGGCTGTTTCGCTCGATCCGGACCGTTTTGCCGTGTTCAACTATGCCCATGTGCCGTGGCTCAAAAAGACGATGCGCAAGATTGACGAGACGACGCTGCCGCATCCGAGCGAAAAACTCGCCATCATGCGTTACACGATCGACCATATGGCAGAGCGCGGCTACAAGATGATCGGGATGGATCATTTCGCCAAACCCGAGGATGAACTTTTCAAAGCGATTGAAAAAGGGGAGCTTCACCGCAATTTCCAGGGGTATACGACCAAAGGGGGGGCGGACCTGATCGGTATCGGCCTTACCAGCATCGGGGAGGGGGCTGATTATTACGCCCAGAATTTCAAGGAAATGGAAGCATACGAAGCCGCGATCGATGCGGGACGCCTGCCGCACGAGCGCGGCGTCGCCCTGAACACGGACGACCGTATCCGCCAATACGTCATCATGGAGCTGATGAGCAATTTCAAACTCGACATTCCCCGTTTTGAAGCGGCGTACGGGGTGAAATTCGCGGAGTATTTCGCCGATGCCCTCGACGCGCTGAAGCCGTTCGAGGCCGACGGACTGCTTACGATCACCCCGAATGCGATCGAATGCACCCCGACGGGGACGCTGTTAATCCGTAATATCTCGATGCCTTTCGATGCGTACATGAAACGTCATGCCGCATCTGACAAGGCGTTCAGCAAAACGGTGTAACCATGACGCAGCAGGGCGAACTTTTCAATTTTACGGCGACATCGGACGCGTGCATCAAATGCGGGAAATGTATCCCCGTCTGTACGATCCACAACGTCAATGCCGACGAAGTCACTTCTCCGCGCGGGTTTATCGACCTTTTGGGCGCATACGAACGTGGTCACCTCGAACTCGACCGAAACGCCAAGGAGATTTTCGAAAGCTGTTTCCTGTGTACCAACTGCACCGACGTTTGTCCCAAGGCGTTGCCGACCGATATGGTGATCGAACAGGTACGGGCCGATATTGCCGACCGCTACGGAATCGCATGGTTCAAACGGGCGTTTTTCCTTCTCCTGCGTCACCGGAAACTGATGGATGTGATGTTCAAACTCGGATACGTATTTCAGACCTGCGGCTTCAAGATCAAAGAACAGACGCAGTCGATGACCCCGCGTTTTTCACTCCCCATCATCAAAAAAGACCGTCTGCTTCCGTCGATGGGGAAAACGTCGTTTCTGAACAGTTATCCCGAAGAGATCGACCACGGCGGGAAGCGTAGGGTCGCTATTTTCATCGGGTGTCTCGGGAACTACAGTTACACCGAAATCGGCAAAGGGCTTGTTGACATTCTCGAAGCGCTGGGGATCGATGCCTTTATCCCAAAAAAACAGCTGTGCTGCGGCGCACCGGCCTATTTTACGGGGGATTTCGCCACTGTCGACCACAATGCAAAGAAAAACATCGAGTATTTCGAGTCGTTCATCGACGAGGTCGAAGCTATCATCATCCCCGAGGCGACGTGCAGCGCGATGATCAAGATCGATTACGACCACTATTTCCACGACCAGCCCGAGTGGCGGGAGAGAGCCAACAAACTCAAAAACAAGGTTTTCATGGCCACCGAGTGGCTGGAACAGAAAACCGAGCTCAAAGCGCTTTTGGCCTCCAAGGGGCGCAGCGATCTGGTGGTCACTTACCATGACCCCTGCCACGCGCGAAAAATGCAGGGGGTTTATAAAGAACCCCGCGCGCTCGTCGGCCAGAATTATACGATCACCGAAATGAGCGATCCTAATGCCTGCTGCGGTTTCGGTGGGGTTACGATGCAGACCGAGAAGTTTCATTACGCGCAGGCCGCCGGAAAACCCAAAGCGGCCATGATCGGTAAAAGCGGGGCACAGATTGTCACCGCCGAGTGCAGCGCCTGCCGTATGCAGATCAACAATTCGCTTCACGAAGCCTCCGTTGACGTCATTTTCAAAAATCCGATCGAACTGATCGCCGAAGCGCTTCGACAATGACGACGGTCGAGGTCGAAGCGTTCCTGGAAATGTTTCAAACCCTCAATATCGCTTCATTGACCCCCGATGGCCTGCCGCACGCAAGTACGGCACCGTACGTACGGATGGGGAGCGATTTTTATATCCTCATCAGTACCGTGGCCCAGCACGGACGCAATCTTCTAGCCAATCCCGACGTTTCGCTGCTGTTTGCCGAAGACGAATCGCAATGCACCCAACCCTTTGCCCGCAAGCGGGTGACGATAGAAGCCAAAGCTTCGGAAACCGTCCGCACCGATCCGATGTACGCTGCAATAATCGAGCGGTTCAAAGCTCATTTTGACCCGGAACTCGTTGCCTCGTTGACGCAGATGGGAGATTTTCACCTTTTCAGACTTTCCCCTTCGGGCGGGAGCGTCGTGATGGGATTTGGCAAAGCGTACCGGCTGAACGAAAAGCTTGAAGTGCTTACCCAAATCATCGGGCAGCACCGGAAGGAAAAACAGTGATAATCGATCCGACAGAACTCAAACCCGATACCGTCTACAAAATGATGAGCAATACGATCTTCCCCCGTCCGATCGCATGGATTTCGACAGCGGGGGAAGGGGGTACCAACCTCGCCCCCTACAGCTACTTTATCCCCGTCTCTACAGTGCCTCCGTGTGTCATGGTCTCTTTTGGACGGCATGAAAACGGCGGGCTTAAAGATACAATCCGCAACATCCTCGATACCCAAAAGGCGACGATATCCCTTGCGCACGATGTCCATGCCTCTCCCATTGAAGCGAGTTCCGAACCGCTTCCTTACGGTGTCAGCGAAAGCGAAAACTGCGGCATCGACATGCAAACGGTACTGGAAGCCTATCCTCCGATGGTCGCGGATGCACAGGCGGCATTGTTGTGTTCGTTGCATCAGGTTACCGAACTCAAAGAGAGCCTGATGACCATCGCTTTTTTGAAAATCGAGCATTTTTACTATGCAGAAGGGGTTGTGGACGAGCGCTACAACGTGCATCTGCACAACATCGGGCGTGTGGGTCGCGATTACCTCGTCGGCGCAAAACGGATCAAGGTGTAACATGGAAGTCTGGAATCATATATACGAGCATTTTAACCCCGTAGCATTCAACATCTTCTCGATCCCCGTCCACTGGTACGGGCTGATGTATGTCGCGGCACTCTTTACGGCGTTCGCGGTCGCCAAATGGATTATCGTCAAAGACAACATTGCCATTACCAAAGAACAGCTCGACGACTTTTTTTCGTGGGAGGTTTTCGGGGTGATCCTCGGGGCGCGACTGGGGTACGTTTTTTTCTACGACCCGAATGCATGGTATTACCTGACGCACCCGTGGCAGATTTTCAACCCGTTTATGGACGGGCAGTATGTCGGCATCCGGGGGATGAGCTACCACGGCGCGGTGATCGGGTTCCTGATTGCCTCGTATCTTTTCGTCCGTCGCAGCGGAATCCCTTTCGGACGGCTTATGGACGTTGTGGCCGTAGCGGTGCCTCTTGGGTATGTTTTCGGACGGATCGGCAATTTCCTCAACCAGGAACTGATCGGCCGTGCGACCGACGTGCCGTGGGGAATTTACGTCTATGATACTCTCCGCCACCCTTCCCAGCTCTACGAAGCGTTCGTCGAAGGGATCGTGGTTTTCGCGGTCGTCTATCTCTACCGAAAACGCAAGGCTTTCGAGGGGGAATTAATCCTTTTGTACGGGTTCAGTTACGGAGTCGGCCGCGGGCTGGTCGAATTTTTCCGCGCTCCCGACCCGCAGATCGGTTACCTGGCAGGGCAATGGCTGACACTGGGAATGGTACTGAGCTTTGCGATGGCGGGAGTCGCGGCACTTATCTGGATCTTTGTACGACGCAACATTGCGGCTCTCAAGCGTTAGGGGAGTACATTTTTGGCTTTTGATATCTCGGATCTCAAAGAGCACAATTCGGAGTTGCTGAATCTGCTGACCCGGAATCTCCCCGATATGCTTTGGGTCAAAGAGGTGAACGGCAATTATCTTTATGCCAACCAGGCAATTTGCGACGGCCTTCTCATGGCCAAAGACACGGACGAACCGATCGGAAAGAACGATATCTTTTTTGCCCGCAGGGAAAGAGAATCGCATCCTGAAAACCCCGAATGGCACACATTCGGAGAATTATGTTTCAATTCCGATCTTGTCGTCATCGAGAATAATAAACCGATGAAGTTCGAAGAGTTCGGCAACGTCAAGGGCAAAATGCTCTATTTGGAAGTCTACAAAGCCCCTTTTTACGACAAAGAGGGAAATATCATCGGCACTGTCGGAGCGGGCCGGGACATTACTCGTTTAAAAGAGATTCAGCTTCACCTCGAAGAGAGTCTAAATACCCTTAACGCTCAAAGAAAGCAGCTTGAATCGTTCAATGTCGAGCTTGAAAAACGGGTGCAAGAAGAGATGGAAAAACGTCAGAAACAAGAACGCCTGCTGCTCCATCAATCCCGGCAGGCAGCAATGAGAGAATTGCTCGAATCGATCGCCCATCAGTGGCGCCAGCCGCTTAATATCGTCGGATTGGCGACGGTGAATCTTGAAACGTATTACCGTATGGGGGTTTTGAGCGACGAGGATTTTCA
This Sulfuricurvum sp. IAE1 DNA region includes the following protein-coding sequences:
- a CDS encoding peptide deformylase, whose product is MIREIIRYPDPRIRLISANVRFFDSELRTAISDMIDTMKANDLEALTAILIGIQYNVIVMKEGDSYVPYVNARLIKQSEKAVFTERSLYYPGISVDVDRFTRVTVIYEDTEGNPRHRDLVGEEARRFQQYLDYAFGSTFVDRVDREMKRRIDDHLEFGLVADARGGSCPTVFVRDYFKKGAKWMMFVIAASFILPFVLSEQYAETVFRIDAAALATVPLLIIGYVLYAFYESRKYKQCTSCQTGNIIGTTAILGVQFLLIAAGVFFWIKP
- a CDS encoding ATP-binding protein, producing MNLPDLSQLQDARDVLIAEKESILVEWVSHEICSDILKRHEIDTDFFVNRYASNVFDYFMGVVSGEMEIGQCPVIADLIDYLKDKEIRADELFVLCTHFKRSVIDATYRLGVNAQAVFSTISYLFDQNFAGVLKLYTDTIYQKEQEALNASKAKEYFLSNMSHEIRTPLNAILGFVSLLRDETTNPRSQKYLDIISNSGETLLHIINDILDFSKLRSGEFTVDPQPFNIHDEISHTMELFVPSANSKSITLTSFIDPSIPYEMTADALRIKQILGNFLSNAIKFTDHAGVIHVEARYEEGTLYLSVSDQGIGIGPADQERIFDAFSQVQECGKQLQGGSGLGLSICRQLAVHMGGGIELQSSPGEGSVFTLKIPVTVNTECFISKFDPSRMANLRIALLGYPESEGYKLESLRRYWEHFGLKIEQIDSVDESADLLIFLESAIDEPKRTAIIERNIPSIAILDFLDDRYDTVGNIVPLTFPIYCTKLQSAFNEALEGTAREGVLPGSPCRGCGFEGNVLVAEDNSANQELIRIVLERYGLGYTIVSNGAEALKEFEQKEYDIVLMDEQMPVMDGNEATAAMLAYEAGSKRRHTPIVALTANVIKGARERAIQNGYDAFLGKPIVLREIEQVFERYLPSSPTVSKAPAKREENETFIDMDHLKSALMLDREQIEQLLEIYRVKMERSLDELREAIEAKSYEEIAFVAHSIKGSSSNFRFEELSRLARVIEESAAAGEEEFDFVEACEVLCGEFARRFPAKNAGYSSR
- a CDS encoding response regulator, with product MSPIKVLVVEDDEVTAVNLKMSLEKQGYDVVSTADNAVTARNKIKIYNPDIALIDIGLQKTMDGIELAQFIRDKHPLPFIYLTAHSDNDMLSKAKKTEPYGYIVKPFDPINLHTTIQMAIYRFKEEKKRNSNLDELKSDREQLEKLVYAKKLSDKPIVEFGDGYRHDIGLGETYYQDKKIKLTKKENAFIRLLVAQLGSVVDFEQAINYVWDTKGATDNSVRTLVWRLRAKLPTDVIKNASGVGYYLEE
- the hemN gene encoding oxygen-independent coproporphyrinogen III oxidase — its product is MLDFDKFTKYSKPGPRYTSYPTALEFSDAFGYDAYLSKLHAQDSSRPLSLYFHLPFCKNACYFCGCNVVFTSKEDKKERYIDYLIREMAILAEHIDVNRPVIQLHFGGGTPTFFDADQLQRIIAAIKGHFKNFTADAEISCEIDPRHIDEAQMKVMADAGFNRVSFGIQDFDEKVQVAVHRVQPYDITKAAMDLARKYKMVSVNVDLIYGLPYQSLETFKKTLDLAVSLDPDRFAVFNYAHVPWLKKTMRKIDETTLPHPSEKLAIMRYTIDHMAERGYKMIGMDHFAKPEDELFKAIEKGELHRNFQGYTTKGGADLIGIGLTSIGEGADYYAQNFKEMEAYEAAIDAGRLPHERGVALNTDDRIRQYVIMELMSNFKLDIPRFEAAYGVKFAEYFADALDALKPFEADGLLTITPNAIECTPTGTLLIRNISMPFDAYMKRHAASDKAFSKTV
- a CDS encoding (Fe-S)-binding protein; translated protein: MTQQGELFNFTATSDACIKCGKCIPVCTIHNVNADEVTSPRGFIDLLGAYERGHLELDRNAKEIFESCFLCTNCTDVCPKALPTDMVIEQVRADIADRYGIAWFKRAFFLLLRHRKLMDVMFKLGYVFQTCGFKIKEQTQSMTPRFSLPIIKKDRLLPSMGKTSFLNSYPEEIDHGGKRRVAIFIGCLGNYSYTEIGKGLVDILEALGIDAFIPKKQLCCGAPAYFTGDFATVDHNAKKNIEYFESFIDEVEAIIIPEATCSAMIKIDYDHYFHDQPEWRERANKLKNKVFMATEWLEQKTELKALLASKGRSDLVVTYHDPCHARKMQGVYKEPRALVGQNYTITEMSDPNACCGFGGVTMQTEKFHYAQAAGKPKAAMIGKSGAQIVTAECSACRMQINNSLHEASVDVIFKNPIELIAEALRQ
- a CDS encoding HugZ family protein, whose protein sequence is MTTVEVEAFLEMFQTLNIASLTPDGLPHASTAPYVRMGSDFYILISTVAQHGRNLLANPDVSLLFAEDESQCTQPFARKRVTIEAKASETVRTDPMYAAIIERFKAHFDPELVASLTQMGDFHLFRLSPSGGSVVMGFGKAYRLNEKLEVLTQIIGQHRKEKQ
- a CDS encoding flavin reductase family protein — encoded protein: MIIDPTELKPDTVYKMMSNTIFPRPIAWISTAGEGGTNLAPYSYFIPVSTVPPCVMVSFGRHENGGLKDTIRNILDTQKATISLAHDVHASPIEASSEPLPYGVSESENCGIDMQTVLEAYPPMVADAQAALLCSLHQVTELKESLMTIAFLKIEHFYYAEGVVDERYNVHLHNIGRVGRDYLVGAKRIKV
- the lgt gene encoding prolipoprotein diacylglyceryl transferase, whose translation is MEVWNHIYEHFNPVAFNIFSIPVHWYGLMYVAALFTAFAVAKWIIVKDNIAITKEQLDDFFSWEVFGVILGARLGYVFFYDPNAWYYLTHPWQIFNPFMDGQYVGIRGMSYHGAVIGFLIASYLFVRRSGIPFGRLMDVVAVAVPLGYVFGRIGNFLNQELIGRATDVPWGIYVYDTLRHPSQLYEAFVEGIVVFAVVYLYRKRKAFEGELILLYGFSYGVGRGLVEFFRAPDPQIGYLAGQWLTLGMVLSFAMAGVAALIWIFVRRNIAALKR
- a CDS encoding PAS domain-containing sensor histidine kinase; translation: MAFDISDLKEHNSELLNLLTRNLPDMLWVKEVNGNYLYANQAICDGLLMAKDTDEPIGKNDIFFARRERESHPENPEWHTFGELCFNSDLVVIENNKPMKFEEFGNVKGKMLYLEVYKAPFYDKEGNIIGTVGAGRDITRLKEIQLHLEESLNTLNAQRKQLESFNVELEKRVQEEMEKRQKQERLLLHQSRQAAMRELLESIAHQWRQPLNIVGLATVNLETYYRMGVLSDEDFHDKMRIISSNIAYMSHTIDDFRKFLHPERETIVFHPQKSVEDVLHILNAQLESSKIACTVETECLSSFYGVENEFKQVVMILLNNAIDAVGLQIRERKIAQGRITVTFRCDQRYGRVEICDNGGGIEENILEHIFDPYFTTKHESYGTGLGLYLAKNIIESRMKGTLGVKTGKSGSCFTITVPIVEDNAR